The Brassica napus cultivar Da-Ae chromosome C7, Da-Ae, whole genome shotgun sequence genomic interval atttgaattaatatgATTATATTAAATACTTCATTTATATGAATGTGTGTTAGTTTGATGTCAAACGTACAGTCTCTGAGCTTGGACAACGTGTCAAATTCGATAATCGAAAACATTTCGTTATCAAATGCGAAAGGGTTTCATTTGCGGTTACACTCTGCTAGCAACGTTACGGTCCACAACGTTAGTATCAGCTCCCCATGGGACAGTCCTAACACCGATGGGATCCACGTTCATAGCTCCTCTTTCATCAACATCACCAACTCAACCATTGGAGCCGGAGACGACTGCGTCTCCATCTCAACTGGGAGTCTTGATGTGCTCGTCTCCGGCACACATTGTGGTCCAGGCCATGGATTCAGGTATTTAGTAAAGATGATAATacccttctcttcttttttcattttacaaGGGTGAGCAATCCTGTTCATTGTTTAATTTTGGTTCCATTAATTGGTTTGGTGTGCAGTATTGGGAGCTTGGGGAAGGTTAAGAACGAGGAAGAAGTGAGAAGAATTAAGTTTCAAAACTGCACCGTTAACGGAGCTGATAACGGAGTTAGGATTAAGACATGGCCTACATCACCGCCGAGCCAAGCTAGTGATATAACGTTCGAGGACATTTTAATGATTAATGTCTCTAATCCCATTTTCATTGATCAAGAGTATTGCCCTTCTAATAGCTGCAACACCACCTCTGTaagttacaaaatattatttcctTAGAGCAGCCGCATTAATGAACCCCCGGTTGGGGTTCATCAtgtgaattttttattattttttttattatttttcgtttgatttttttttaaaaaaaaaaaaaaaattgaccaatAGCGGGCCCGCTGAACAGTAACAACCCGGGTTCATGCAGAAAGAGCGTTGCGAGACAGAGTCGTGACTGTagcatattttaataattttttttttcggaaaGCGTGTGAACCCCTCACTTATGAACTCCTAATGCTGGTGTCCTTATAGCTGTATGTTCTCGGTGATAAAAATATGGAGAAATGAAAACGCATGCAGGCATCGATGGTGAAACTGAGCAACATAGAGTTCAAGAACATACGAGGAACGTACAGAAGTGATTTCGGGGTGAATCTGAAGTGCAGCTCTGTCGTGGCCTGTGAGAACATAATGCTTATCGACGTCAATCTCAATGGTACTAACTCAACTTATAAGACGCCGAAGGAGAAGTGGGAGCAAGAGAAATTTAGTACGAAGGGTAGCCTTAATGGCTTAGCGGTTTTTAACTCGACTTTTAACTAGTTAAATAGGGCATCCACATCGCCTTGAATCTCTTATTTCTTaagaaattgataaaatagTTAACTAGTTAGACGGGGCATCCACATCGCATTGAATCTGTTCTTTCctaagaaattaataaaatagtattattatcgtataactatttttatttatttatagtaaaTCAGACTACTACCAGTAGCAGTCAAACATCCGTCAGAAAATACATACCCAAACAATATTAACGTGCCAAAACATtcctaaactaaataaaaatttgaattgcATACCTAAACTCATAATAAATAGCTAAAACATACCTCGTAACTGACACGTGTCtgtctattttaaaatatattgatttattttttaaattattatcttttagcttttgtcattttatttgtttgtaaagtgccacaaataattaaaatcatcaaattggccttatttataatttcaaaattggaaataaattttaatatatggtgatatataaaatagaaatattttttatcaaataaaatatatttaataatataaatatattatttttattattatttcatattgaaatatttgatacaaaaaatttaaataaagagaaaacaacataaaaacaatatcATAATTTAAAGTCTGATTTAATCTCACTAGttcttaaagtttataaaatattttttatatttttttaggttATTTTAGTTGCAAATCTTATTATGTGCTTGcgtgatatatataatataaataaaattaaaaatttgtaatttttgtttgtagttATCAAAACCAATGTTAATTACACTAGGCATAATGTGTGCGCTTGACCCTAACCTAGCGCCGAATCAATTATTTGGTAATTATACGAGAATTAATCGGGAAATAGTTTTGTAaactttttgtttattattaatattacatactAGTTTTgtagcaaaataaaaataatgtaatatgGTCTAGTAGTTTTGTGCAAAATTTGTTTTCTTGAGATGCTGCGTTCGAAACTATTTTTGGCACTacaacaaaacatattttttacgagggcggtattcgttgtaaattcgtcgtaataggggctttacgacgaattaacatcgatacgcgtttcgttgttaaacgctcgtcgtaacggaggtttcgtcgtaaagtcctagttacgtttacgaggaagtcaattcctcgtaaagcggaaGGAAACTATTCGTCGTAATGCCCTCGTAAATGACgatgtaaatacctcgtaatagTTCGTTGTAAAAGCCACGTAAGGCTTCcacgtaaagtcgatgtaaactttacgaggactttacaacgactccatgtaaattcctcgtaaacgttACGAGGACTTAACGTGGaattttacaacgaatttacatctccatatttaaaatattaattaattataataattatataaattttataaaacaataattttaaaatttaaaatatttgaaataaaattaaatatgaaaccaaataattttttttaaaaaactataaattcattaattaaatagaatttaaattttttatacaaaacaaaagaaattaaaaaaggaaactaaaggcCAACACCATCGTCATCGAAGTAGTTGGCTGAGGGGTTCGGGTCTGTAGACGTTCCTGCTTCGGGATCCGGCTGGCTCATCCCGAGAGCTGCTCGTCTCTCCGCCAAAGCTCTCTGCAAAGTTGGATTTCCCACCGCCATCACATCCAGCAAACCCTCGAGAGAGTCCAAACGCTGCTGCTGGGTATCCATGCGAGCCTGCATCCGGTCGTTGTCCTGGTCCCGTCTCGAATAGTATGACGAAgtcgcccttgcaacttcgttaacggaACCTATTCCGACCGTCCTTcccttctttctaggagccacctatatgtatatatataaaaacgtaTTTcgagttaataataaaataaagaaaaaaaattaaaattattaaattttacctcCTCGAAGATCCGGTCGACCTCTTCGGTTGACAacttgacgggtaatccatctgcAGACTGTTGGGTAAGTTGCGTCTCTTGCTCTTCAACCCGAGATGCCACAGCGTTGAAGAATTTCCcggatgcaggatccacaaaaaccccATCTGGtgaggcgtgagtcatcttgaataagtCCGAGAGAGATGGCACaactcccgtcttctccaactaataaacaacaataataaataaattaaatataattaataaatacaagtttaaaataatgaaaattataaatttaaataaaacttacagcttcgagACGAATTCCGGCATGGGGTTTTTGGCCGGTTCTATGAACCATGGGCAAATGGCCATCTTTATCCCTCGTTCTTCGGGAAGCGGAGCAGGAGTTGGCTTTGCGGATGGAGCtgggttcgttccaataggtgatgaggccatcccatgcTTCCTTTGTGACCCCGCTCGGCTTCCCCTCATAGCCGtaaatctcccacttgtccttccaatcagagacgGTGTTGCAAAGACGAGTTTTCGCCTTTGCAATAAATTCGCTCTTctccctctcggtgattcctacGGACCAGTTTCACCTTTgctgaaaaaacaaacattttaaaagattagaaaaaaaaataataattatttaattaacaatataaatattaataatatgtaaatataattaccgcaaaacatttaaaccacgtcgtCTTGACGTGATCGGGAGTCATGGTCCAGTTGGGATAAGGGCCGTCATAATATCCCTTCATCGTCtctgaaacgctccggctaacacggttgttagccccaaacctgcaaatataacaaatttgttaaaaaaattgatcaaagattttaaatttaaaattaataattttatgtacttACCAATAAGTACCCGGGGGTCTATCGGAGTCCAGAACGTGTAAACCCTCTCGTccgggctgggcaagcaaatccttgACGGTGTATCTTGCGAATGGTGCATGAGTTGGCACCCGCAAATCGGGATGAACTGCAGCCGGTGGGGCAGGCTGATCCGGGGCGACAGGTGGAGCTGGTGGGGGAGGCATCTGagatggaagaggaggaggggtCGAAGAAACTCTCCGAGATGTGCGAGAGTCCGGAACTGTCCCggaagaagacgatggaccgctaGAGGAAGATCCATCGCCAAACAAATCCGCATACTTAGGTGCAGGAGCTGCTGGTCTCGGTCTTGGAGCcatctagaaaatttaaaaaaattaaattaatatatatcctaaacgaattgtttaaaataattttctaaactaatcatctaaactaattccgttaactaatcacctaaactaattccctaaactaataacctaaactaaccacctaaactataaaaaaaaaaaaaaaaaaagagaaagttaCCTTAGAGGGGGAGAAGAGTTAGGGAGGAAGATACGAGCAGTGCTCGTCTGAAAAACTTctcccatatatataaaaacggtttcctcgtaactttgtcgtaatgttacgaggaagttaccagacccgtgttttcgtttacgacgaagttaccaggcccgtgttttggtttacgacgaagttaccaggcccgtgttttttaatTTACGACAAAGTTACCAGACCcgtgttttttcatttacgacgaagttactaggaaatagtattttatgttacgacgaatttacatggaaataatattttatgttacgacgaagttaccaggcccgtgtttttatttacaacgaatttacgagGAAAGTATGAAACCCcgaaaatcaaatccctaaaccccaaagttaTCATCTTTACCATTATCACTCATTCATACTTTCATCCTCTTTATCCAACTAAAACCCTTAACTTcaacaaaataaaactttttacCTTAAGAAATAGATATTATACAAGACAACTTATAGTACACATACATTAAGTATCTCACTTAAGCAATAAAAAACAACATTGGGTACAATATTTTGTAAAgataaaaacaacatttgttacatatattacatcattcTGAATCGTTTGAGTTCTCATCAACATCTGAACAGTCATCGTCGTCACTACaatcgaactcgtcttcacgtgcttcatctgtcgcatcttcgggaagatCTTCTTATTGATGGTTATTTGGGTCGATCAGAAGATTTTCATCAAGTTGTTGATCAGGAACCTCAACTTCATTAATagcatcttcttcttgcaatggtggttcttctccagcaacaattcgtccacgaggtgtaattttgatagtaGCCAACCAATTAATCCCAGAACTTCGAAGGCGAGGGTATGGAAGAAAGCTAATTTGTTCAGCCTGGGAAGCTAGGATGAAAGActcgaatttgttgtatcttctcccagaGTTGACatccaaaacaccaaatttgttaaatCGAACACCTCGATTCTCAAcgggatcgaaccattcacatttgaagaggacacattttagcttcaataaccctggaaattcaatttcaataatctcctgcaagatcccgtaaaattATGTTTcgcttttcacacatattccgtagttacttgTTGCCCGATGTCTTCCtaactcgtatgtgtgaaaggtatcCCACATACGAGTATTCTCTGAAGAATGCTTCAATTGTTGTATGTTGCGAATATAACCcaattaataacattttataaacatatgtaatatattataaattaatatttacctgcaagtgcttcatgtacattTGTTGGAAGGAGCTCAGCAAAAGcgaatggaagtagtcgttgcataaacacatgacaatcatgactcttcattccggaaaACTTTTGACcacgttcaacacatcttgacagatttgaaacataaccatcagagaacttaacttctgatgagACCCAATCAAACAAAGTTGTTTTCGCtgctgatgacaaccggaagatgggaacaggaatactgccattgctcttgatatgtaactcacttctccAGCAGATAgaaggtaagtccatccttgaatTTTTGTTATCTTCTGTCTTTCCTGGGAcgttcaatattgtattcatgatgttgtcaaaaaagttcttctctatGTGCATCACATCCAAGTTGTGGCGtaaaagaagatccttccagtaaggtagctcccaaaatatactcttcttatgccaattgtaaGAGACtccatacccatcaggcatatttccctGAACATGCCAGTTTCCTCCACGCGGCACCGTTTCCAGAGCTCCATAATAATCAATT includes:
- the LOC106409949 gene encoding exopolygalacturonase → MTNYNFIIVVKFLVTFLIFVSPNKILAFYDRFYGYAEEPMGPSFPYEVFDVSKFGASPNADSDNTLAFGKTWWAACNHQGRSKFYVPEGRFLVGAIQFKGPCRTESTMEVEITGDLIAPTGIKDFPSNQWIGFSQLNDIFLYGSTNLDGRGDVEAWKQKSCEDSKCDKLITSLSLDNVSNSIIENISLSNAKGFHLRLHSASNVTVHNVSISSPWDSPNTDGIHVHSSSFINITNSTIGAGDDCVSISTGSLDVLVSGTHCGPGHGFSIGSLGKVKNEEEVRRIKFQNCTVNGADNGVRIKTWPTSPPSQASDITFEDILMINVSNPIFIDQEYCPSNSCNTTSASMVKLSNIEFKNIRGTYRSDFGVNLKCSSVVACENIMLIDVNLNGTNSTYKTPKEKWEQEKFSTKGSLNGLAVFNSTFN